TGGCGGTGGAAGGTAATGGCAAAGCGGTGCACCTCATCTTGGATGCGCTGGAGGAGGAAAAATTCCTGAGAATTACGGGACAGTTCTACGACTTGAAGAGGATCGCCAAAGAGCAATTCATGGGTCTGGTGCTTGTCATTTTTTTGCAGTCCAGCGATAGGAATATCCAATCCCAACTGCTCCTGAATAACTTCTTTAGCGACATTGACCTGGCCTTGCCCACCATCAATGACAATCAGATCTGGTGGCGTCAGCCCGTCACGAATGACCCGACTATAGCGGCGCTTGATAACCTCTCGCATACTGGCGTAGTCGTCCGGCCCTACCACGGTCTTGATCTTGTATTTGCGGTAATCCTTCTTGCTCGGCTTACCATTGACAAAGACCACCATAGCCGATACGGGACTAGTTCCCATGATATTTGAGTTGTCGAAAGACTCAATCCGAACGGGTGTCGGAATATTGAGGAGCTTCCCTAGATTTTCTATAGCCCCCTGCGTTTTCTCAACGGATTTCTCCAAAAGATCAAATTTCTGCTGGAGGCTGACCCGAGCATTCTTAATAGCCAGATTGACCAACTGCTTCTTCTCGCCTCGCTGAGGCTTGACTACTTTAGTATCCACAATCGCTCGGACGGCTTCTTCGTCAATATATGCTGGAATTAGGATTTCATTGGGCTTGAGGTGGGACTTTTCTTGGTAAAACTGGCCAATATAGGTCAGAAAATCTTCGTCGGGATCATTGTAATAGGGGAAAAGATTGACATCACGCTCAATCAACTTGCCCTGGCGCACAAAGAAGACCTGCACACACATCCAGCCCTTATCCACATAGTAACCAAAAACATCACGATTCTGCAAATCCTTAGCCATGACCCGCTGCTTAGTACGCAAGGTTCCAATAGCTTGAATCAGGTCACGGTATTCGGCCGCCCGTTCAAACTCCATGGCTGCAGCTGTTTTATTCATCTTCTCACGTAGCTCATCGATAATCTTATCGTCCTGTCCCTTGAGAAAATCCGACACTTCCTGAGCCATATTCTTGAAATACTGGCTATCCCGCTTGCAAATCGTATGGGCTTCACATTGCCCCAAGTGATAATAAAAGCAGACTTTTGCAGGTGGATTGGTACATTTTTTGAATGTAAAAATGCGATCGAGCAGGCGTTTGATTTCATTGGCTGCACCGACATCTGGATAAGGCCCAAAATAAAGACCACCATCCTTTTTGACTTGGCGAGTGATAATCAGACGCGGATAAACCTCGTTGGTAATCTTAATAAAAGGATAGGACTTATCGTCCTTGAGCATGATATTGTACTTGGGCTTATTTTCCTTGATTAGATTGATTTCTAGGAGGAGAGCCTCAATGTTGGACTCGGTGACAATAAACTCAAAATCCTCAATCTCGGAAACCAGAGCCTCCGTCTTGGTATCGTGGCTGCCACGAAAATAAGAGCGAACACGATTGCGGAGATTCTTGGCCTTTCCGACATAGATAATAGTCCCGTTTTTGTCCTTGTGAATGTAACAGCCGGGACTGGTCGGCAACAGTTCCAGCTTGGATTGAATTAGCTTGTTTGTAGACATAATTTCCAAAACCCTATCTTTTCAATAGAAATTTTCATTTTCCTAGAACATGCACTTTCTTAACAATTCATTATCATTCTTCGTTGCAAATGTTTCTTTCTAGGCTGGTAGATCTTAGACTTACTTTGATTCTTGCGCCCTTTTTTCTAACATCTTCTTTATGAAATAAGGCATTTTGACATTCTCTCTACCCTTTTTCTCTATCAACTTTTTGACAAATTCAGGCATTTGAAGTTCTTCCGTTTCGCTTAAGATTTGATTACTTTCTTCTGAAGGGGCCAATTCGTCAAAGGTTGTTTCTTCTGGATGCATGTATCGAAGCTCTTCTGTTTCATGCTGACGAATAGTTGCTAATAATGCATCAATCAAACGGGAGTCTGTGTTCGGCATTGGTGGACGATGATAAGCCACACCGAGTTCTTGGCACAATTCCTGACACTCCACATCATTATCGAACAGTACCTCGATATGTTCGCTGATGAAACTAATTGGGACAAAGATATAATGTTGCGGATGAGTCGTCTGATCTCGGAGATATTCTAGGACATCTGGCTTGATCCACGGCAAGCCAATATCGCTTTCGCTCTGCCAGGTATTGGTATACTCAGATGGAGCAAGGCCTAGCCGATGGGCAATCAGCTGTGAGTTTTCAATAATCTGATCAATATATGGATCTTCAAAATCAAGCGCTAAAACTGGGACACTGTGAGCTGAGAAGATGACCTTAAAACTTTCATCTTTGACTTGTGTTTGCAAGATTTTCCTGATTTCTTCCTCCCAAAAGCCAAGCAAATCCTCAGCCTGATACCATTCTTTGATAATATGGAATTTAATTGTCTGGCTCGTAATAAATTTTTCATACCCCATAACAGAGTAAAAGGAATAATG
Above is a window of Streptococcus cristatus ATCC 51100 DNA encoding:
- the uvrC gene encoding excinuclease ABC subunit UvrC encodes the protein MSTNKLIQSKLELLPTSPGCYIHKDKNGTIIYVGKAKNLRNRVRSYFRGSHDTKTEALVSEIEDFEFIVTESNIEALLLEINLIKENKPKYNIMLKDDKSYPFIKITNEVYPRLIITRQVKKDGGLYFGPYPDVGAANEIKRLLDRIFTFKKCTNPPAKVCFYYHLGQCEAHTICKRDSQYFKNMAQEVSDFLKGQDDKIIDELREKMNKTAAAMEFERAAEYRDLIQAIGTLRTKQRVMAKDLQNRDVFGYYVDKGWMCVQVFFVRQGKLIERDVNLFPYYNDPDEDFLTYIGQFYQEKSHLKPNEILIPAYIDEEAVRAIVDTKVVKPQRGEKKQLVNLAIKNARVSLQQKFDLLEKSVEKTQGAIENLGKLLNIPTPVRIESFDNSNIMGTSPVSAMVVFVNGKPSKKDYRKYKIKTVVGPDDYASMREVIKRRYSRVIRDGLTPPDLIVIDGGQGQVNVAKEVIQEQLGLDIPIAGLQKNDKHQTHELLFGDPLQVVELSRNSQEFFLLQRIQDEVHRFAITFHRQLRSKNSFSSQLDGIEGLGPKRKQNLMKHFKSLTKIKEASVDEIVEVGVPRAVAEAVQAKLNQTEPSRPLLEVAEPIVDID
- the hemH gene encoding ferrochelatase encodes the protein MTKKAILMMTFGSPEGYTFEDIAEFFTNIRRGVRPTDQEIQHLHDNYQRIGGSPLQRITRAEVELVKEALVGEYAVYFANKFSRPFIPDVIKQMEDDGIEECICLILEPHYSFYSVMGYEKFITSQTIKFHIIKEWYQAEDLLGFWEEEIRKILQTQVKDESFKVIFSAHSVPVLALDFEDPYIDQIIENSQLIAHRLGLAPSEYTNTWQSESDIGLPWIKPDVLEYLRDQTTHPQHYIFVPISFISEHIEVLFDNDVECQELCQELGVAYHRPPMPNTDSRLIDALLATIRQHETEELRYMHPEETTFDELAPSEESNQILSETEELQMPEFVKKLIEKKGRENVKMPYFIKKMLEKRAQESK